One uncultured Carboxylicivirga sp. genomic window, ACATTTTTCTCGCCATCTACTTTTGCTGTTTCAAAGTGGCTGCCATCGTTGGCAAATCTTGAAGTATTTGGTGTTTTAATTCTATACTGGAGTTATTGGTTTTACAAATACTTTAAAAAACCGAAAGCCTTAGATAAATTGGAAACCAACAGAAAGGCCTATTACCTAAGCATTCTCTTGAGTGTTTTCTTCATACTAAGCTACTTCCTCTTTATTAATGATTTGATATACATGCTGGTTAGAAATTCTTCTCAAGCATCTATATTCTTTAATATTGAGGATCTTAACGAAGTATTTGTGTTTAAATTACTGATTCTTGCACAATTGTTTTTAGCTTTTGCTTTTGTCTTTGAGAAACTTGTATCCGTTTATAAAAAGAACTTATCCTATGTTGGTTTTTTCCTGATTAGCTGTTTGAGCTACTTTATAATATGGTTATTGAGTAACGTTCTACATTATGATATTCATCCCAGCAGTCTGGCCTTCTTTCTTTTTTTGGGAGGTATCTTATTCACTACCAAAAGAAATATCCAAAACAAGCTCAATTATGGAACCTTTATTCTCATTGTTTTTCTCATATCGGGATTCAATATCTATCAGTTATATCACTATAACATTGTAAAAGAAGCAACAAACAGGGAATTACTGATCGAAAATTTATCTTTTCAACTATTGCGCGAGGCTGATCCGGTAGCTGAAATGTATTTATCCGATATCGAATCTAAACTGAAGGAGGATGAAACACTAAAGGAATTACTGCATAAAAATCATATCAACGAAGATCTCATCTATGATCATCTAAAAAAGAACTATTTCCTCGGATACTGGCAGCGTTATGAAGTTCAGGTAACTCCTTGTTGGCCGGATCTGAATCTGATTATGGAGCATAATGATGAAACAGCCAATTGCTACAACTATTTTCAGGATGTAATGAATAATTACGGTGAATTAATACCCAATAGTAAGGTATTCTATTACCTGGATAATGACAATGGACAAGTATCCTATTTTGGACGAATGTGTTTTTTTGAAAATGATCCATCATACGAAACAACATTGTTTTTTGAAATTAATTCGAAACCTACTTTCTCAGGTCTTGGATATCCGGAATTGTTAACAACGGCACAGGAGCAAATAAACTTAAGCAATTTGAGGAATTATTCATATGCCAATTACATTGATGGAAAACTTGTTAAGCAAAGCGGAACGTTTAACTATCCTTCAAAAAACACTAAATACATGGCTAAAGAGGGTGAGAAAATATTTATGATGGAACAAAAGATGTCTCACTTAATTTACAGCCCAAATAAGAACACAACTATTGTTTTAAGTCGCCATCAGGTTCGCACTTTTCATATAATGATGGCCTTTTCAACCTTCTTTATCTTATTCTTTGTATTGGCATCAACCATGCTACTTTTTACAAAGTTCAGAAAGAACAGATACAAATTCTCCTTTTCGATACAGGAACGTATTCAAATAACATTTGTTAGCCTCCTCGTAATGATTTTGGTAATTATGGGTATAAGCTCTGTATACTACTCTGTTTATCAATTCAAGCAAAAAAATAATCTAATGCTTTCGCAACGCATTCGATCTGTATTACAGGAAATGGAACAGAAAATCATTAACGAGCCTGAATTAGATGAAGGACTTGAAGATTACCTGGAATATCTACTTCAAAAATTCTCAAATGTTTTTTATAGTGACATTAACCTATATAAATTAGATGGTCGCTTACTGGCTACCTCACGCCCTGAGTTATATGACAAAGGATTAACTGGGCGTAAAATGGATCCTCACGCATATAAAAAGCTATTTGTTGATAATTATACAGAATACATTCACGAAGAAACCATCGGATCATTATCCTACACTTCGGCATATATCCCTATTTACAATTATGAAAATAAAGTATTAGCTTACTTGAATCTTCCCTACTTTGTTGGTAATAACGAGTTAAAAACTGAGATTTCATCGCTGATTGTTGCTGTTGTGAATGCATATCTATTGTTTGTGCTATTTGCCATTGGACTGGCCGTAGTTATTTCGCGCCGAATCACTCATCCTTTGATTTTAATTCAGGATAGAATGGCTCAGATTAAATTGGGGCAACAAAACAAAAAAATCGGTTACAAAGGAGAAGATGAGATCGGAAGCCTGGTTAAGGAATACAACCGGATGGTTGATGAATTATCAGAGAGTGCTGAAAAATTAGCCAAATCAGAAAGAGAATCAGCATGGCGTGAAATGGCCAAACAGATTGCTCATGAAATAAAGAATCCACTTACACCAATGAAACTTAGTGTTCAGTACCTTCTTAGGGCTTGGGATGAGCAGCAGGATTTTGAATCATATCTTCACCGGGTTTCTAAAACATTAATTGAACAGATTGATCAATTACATGTTATCGCAAACGAATTTTCAAATTTCGCAAAAATGCCACAAGCCAATCGCCAGAAAGTCAATGTGGCAGATAAATTGGAAAGTGCCCTTTCATTATTCGAAAAGTCAGAAAAGAACATCCATTTTCAACTTCATATCGAAGGTGAGAATTTAACAATATTTGCAGACAACGATCAATTAACGAGTGTATTCAACAACCTGCTTAAAAATGCAGTGCAGGCAATTCCTAAAGGCAAAAAAGGCAATATCAATATTTCTGTATCGAAAAAAAGTCCTAATGTTCATTTAAGCTTTTCTGACAATGGAAGGGGAATGGATGATGAGACAAAAAACAAAATCTTCATGCCTAATTTTACAACCAAATCATCAGGTATGGGATTAGGGCTATCAATAGTTAAAAACATTGTAAAAAATAGTGGCGGAGAAATCTGGTTCGAAACAACACCTAATATTGGTACTACTTTTTATGTTGATTTTCCTCTTTATTATGGTTCCTGATCAACAGTTGAGATGACTTTAGTTTCCGACCATTTTTCACCTAAGCGTTGTTCAGCGAATAGGAACAATAGTATTTCGTAAAGATTAAGAATAGGTATTAAAAAGATAATATTACGAATTAAAGCCTTCTCAGGATATTTCTCCACTGATTCATCGTGTGGATTCTTAACTAATTTGATTTTAAATAGACGACGGCCATAACTTTGTCCTTTAGTAAAAGGCATTGCATCCTTGAAGAGGAAATATATAAGGCCAAAAATCCAACCTATTCGGGGAAATAGACTTATTCCAATGGCAATTATCAAGTCAATACCAAAAGCAAATAAGCGAGGGTAAAAATTAGCTGTTTTACCAATTTTCATAACTGAGTAATAATAAAAGTAATTACTTTATATCATTCATGTGTATAATGTTATTAATAATTGCGTAAACAGTCAAACCCGAAACGGTTTTAATGCCTAATTTGCGTGTAATATTTTTTCGATGAGATATTACCGTATGAGTACTGATAAACTCTTTTTCTGCAATTTCTTTATTAGTTAAACCAAGAGCGACGCATTTTAAAATTGACTTTTCTCTAGGACTTAAATCTTCTGTTTGATCTTCTTCTTCCTTATTCTTTTCTACTTCCTCCACCATTGATTGTAGTTTATCTACAATAGCAGCTTTTGGTTGTAAAATCGAAAACTGATTGCCTGTTACATCATCCGGTAATGCTGAATACAATAAATATTGAATTATAGTATCCTTACCAATTAAATTTTTAAACTGATCATACTCATCAACATTAAAAATTGAGGCATTAATAAAAATAATATCAAAATCTATATCCTTTAATAATACAAAACATTGTTTCGAATTATCAGTGGTTTTAACCTGATGAACTTCTCTCAATTGGTTAAGCAAAGATGCCAAAGCCGAAGTTACCAGAAAAGACTGATCCGCTATTAAAACATTAACCATAACGCTAACCTCGGTTTTTTATAATATTATTGAGTAAGTTTTCCATTTCCTGAACGCGGGGAAACAAAACACCTTCTTCCATATCTGCATGATCAAGCAAATCACTTTCTAAACGAAAGATATCATAGATAAGGTTATTATATTCACAATTTTCAACAGGAGGAGGAAGATATTTAAGCAAAATATTCTTTAAATCGAATAACTTCTCTTCAATATTATTGTGATCTTCCAAATAACGTTGCATTGAGAATGGTTCTTCTCCCAAATTATCAAATTGGCCTTGTTCAATCTCAGATACACGTTCATATAGTTCAATTATATAAGGAAAAACATTTGCTTCTTCCTGCTGAATATGTAGTGTAAATTCTCTAATATATTCCCTGAAGAAATTAAGCAAAAGCTCCATGTTATTTTCGTTGGGATCTACCTGCTTTTCTAAGTTGATTATTTGTCTTTCAATTTCAGGAATACGATAATCAATATAGCACTTATGAGCACTCTTGAGATAATCTATTAACCAGGTTACCGGAAAGTCTCTAAAATACTCCACTTTGAAATAATCCTTATCATGAAATGCATTTGCTAGACTAAGAAAGAACTGCAAATCTACACCTCTATCCAAACATACTTCTTTAACCGATTTCTCACGAAATCCCAAGGGGATCCTTAATCGCTGAATCACTGCTAAAAGTTGAATGTCCTTCTGAACAACATCAACCATTTTCATCTCTCCGGTTATATGCATAGAATTATTTTTTGACGAAAATACTCTTTATTTAGAATTCATACAAATAAGAATCCTTAATAAATTATATAAACACAAAAAACCCGTTGCTCTTGTTGAACAACGGGTTTCTTCCAAAAAAGGGCGGCGACCTACTCTCCCACTTCTACGCAGTACCATCGGCGCTGCAGGGCTTAACTTCTCTGTTCGGAATGGGAAGAGGTGGGACCCCTGCGCAATAGCCACCTGAATATTTTCTTTTTAGCTGACAGCTATTAGCTAATGGCTATTAGCTAATTTTAGCTTCGCTAAAATTTATAACATAAAGGCTTACCAAAACCACATCCACCGATACTTGATGTGTTTATGTAGTGCTTAGTTAATTGTACTTAGTGCTTGGCACTTTGCACTTTCTTCTAAAGCACTGTTCGTTGAAAGTCTCGGGCAATTAGTACTGCTCGGCTACGTATGTTACCACACTTACACCTACAGCCTATCAACGTCATCGTCTCTAACGTCCCTTAAGGGAAATCTCATCTTGGAGCAGGCTTCGTGCTTAGATGCTTTCAGCACTTATCCCTTCCACACTTAGCTACCCAGCTATGCTCCTGGCGGAACAACTGGTACACCAGCGGTATGTCCAACGCGGTCCTCTCGTACTAACGTCAGGTCTCCTCAAATTTCCTACGCCCACAACAGATAGGGACCGAACTGTCTCACGACGTTCTGAACCCAGCTCGCGTGCCACTTTAATGGGCGAACAGCCCAACCCTTGGGACCTTCTCCAGCCCCAGGATGTGACGAGCCGACATCGAGGTGCCAAACCGCTCCGTCGATATGAGCTCTTGGGAGCGATCAGCCTGTTATCCCCGGAGTACCTTTTATCCTTTGAGCGATGGCCCTTCCATACGGAACCACCGGATCACTATGTCCTAGTTTCCTACCTGATCGACTTGTCGGTCTCACAGTCAAGCGCGCTTATACCATTACACTCTGCAGACGGTTACCAATCGTCTTGAGCGCACCTTTGAAAGCCTCCGTTACTCTTTTGGAGGCGACCACCCCAGTCAAACTACCCACCAAACGGTGTCCTCATCGCTGAGTTAGGCCCCAGATAAGCAAAGGGTCGTATTTCAAGGATGACTCCACGAATCCTGGCGAATCCGCTTCATAGTCTCCGACCTATCCTACACATTACTTACCCAGAACCAACGTTAAGCTGCAGTAAAGGTTCACGGGGTCTTTCCGTCCCGTTGCGGGTATCCGGCATCTTCACCGGAACTACAATTTCACCGAGCTCATGGCTGAGACAGTGCCCAGATCGTTGCACCATTCGTGCAGGTCGGAACTTACCCGACAAGGAATTTCGCTACCTTAGGACCGTTATAGTTACGGCCGCCGTTTACTGGGGCTTCAATTCAGAGCTTCGCCGAAGCTAACCCCTCCTCTTAACCTTCCAGCACCGGGCAGGTGTCAGGCCTTATACGTCATCTTTCGATTTTGCAAAGCCATGTGTTTTTGATAAACAGTCGCCTGGGCCATTTCTCTGCGGCCACCATTGCTGATGGCGCCCCTTCTCCCGAAGTTACGGGGCTAATTTGCCTAGTTCCTTAGCCATGAATCACTCGAGCGCCTTAGTATACTCAACCCAACTACGTGTGTCCGTTTACGGTACGAGCCGCTATACTCGCTTTTCTCGGCACCGGCTGCTTATGCTCGCTTCGACCGAAGTCTAGGCTCAACGTACTATTCCGTCAGTACGTGCATACCTCACCAATGCGTCACTTTTATTGTATAGCAGGTACAGGAATATTAACCTGTTTGCCATCCACTACCCCTTTCGGGTTCGCGTTAGGTCCCGACTAACCCTGATCCGATTAGCGTTGATCAGGAAACCTTGGTCTTTCGGCGTGGAGGTTTCTCACCCCCATTATCGTTACTTATGCCTACATTTGCTTTTCCAGCCAGTCCACTGTGACTCGCGTCTTCAGCTTCAACCCAGACTGGAATGCTCCCCTACCACTGAACTAATGTTCAATCCATAGCTTCGGTAGTATGTTTATGCCCGATTATTATCCATGCACCGCCGCTCGACTAGTGAGCTGTTACGCACTCTTTAAATGAATGGCTGCTTCCAAGCCAACATCCTAGCTGTCTAAGCAGCAGCACCGCGTTTGGTCAACTTAACATACATTTGGGGACCTTAGCTGATGGTCCGGGTTCTTTCCCTTTCGGACATGGACCTTAGCACCCATGCCCTCACTCCTATAAATCATTTTGCAGCATTCGGAGTTTGTCAGGAGTTGATAGGCGGTGAAACCCTCGCGTCCTATCAGTAGCTCTACCTCTGCAAAACTAATATAAGGCTGCACCTAAATGCATTT contains:
- a CDS encoding hemerythrin domain-containing protein, whose translation is MHITGEMKMVDVVQKDIQLLAVIQRLRIPLGFREKSVKEVCLDRGVDLQFFLSLANAFHDKDYFKVEYFRDFPVTWLIDYLKSAHKCYIDYRIPEIERQIINLEKQVDPNENNMELLLNFFREYIREFTLHIQQEEANVFPYIIELYERVSEIEQGQFDNLGEEPFSMQRYLEDHNNIEEKLFDLKNILLKYLPPPVENCEYNNLIYDIFRLESDLLDHADMEEGVLFPRVQEMENLLNNIIKNRG
- a CDS encoding RDD family protein, whose protein sequence is MKIGKTANFYPRLFAFGIDLIIAIGISLFPRIGWIFGLIYFLFKDAMPFTKGQSYGRRLFKIKLVKNPHDESVEKYPEKALIRNIIFLIPILNLYEILLFLFAEQRLGEKWSETKVISTVDQEP
- a CDS encoding LuxR C-terminal-related transcriptional regulator, with the protein product MVNVLIADQSFLVTSALASLLNQLREVHQVKTTDNSKQCFVLLKDIDFDIIFINASIFNVDEYDQFKNLIGKDTIIQYLLYSALPDDVTGNQFSILQPKAAIVDKLQSMVEEVEKNKEEEDQTEDLSPREKSILKCVALGLTNKEIAEKEFISTHTVISHRKNITRKLGIKTVSGLTVYAIINNIIHMNDIK
- a CDS encoding ATP-binding protein, whose product is MARQKPRIITYFIIAVLLFSIGKVTNAVFDTEYSRHEDVKSIQKLILQTQQSLEKNLSALSKTDVSDYDRIWALMDSLSNTENIYYLFHDSVPLGWSSSRIPMNGFYTEPGQLNIKKFANGWYLSQSIQSGDYVWLAINWIKKEYSYQNKFLSNSYSNHNSLNFEPGITLDKSDDENLLIKDNNGNYLFSLVFDSKDKNLPKISVFIFLINILSLILILVGTDKLFNLYSKNKNSNYLFIPALLILFLIYLLFQYYCIPDPFYHTTFFSPSTFAVSKWLPSLANLEVFGVLILYWSYWFYKYFKKPKALDKLETNRKAYYLSILLSVFFILSYFLFINDLIYMLVRNSSQASIFFNIEDLNEVFVFKLLILAQLFLAFAFVFEKLVSVYKKNLSYVGFFLISCLSYFIIWLLSNVLHYDIHPSSLAFFLFLGGILFTTKRNIQNKLNYGTFILIVFLISGFNIYQLYHYNIVKEATNRELLIENLSFQLLREADPVAEMYLSDIESKLKEDETLKELLHKNHINEDLIYDHLKKNYFLGYWQRYEVQVTPCWPDLNLIMEHNDETANCYNYFQDVMNNYGELIPNSKVFYYLDNDNGQVSYFGRMCFFENDPSYETTLFFEINSKPTFSGLGYPELLTTAQEQINLSNLRNYSYANYIDGKLVKQSGTFNYPSKNTKYMAKEGEKIFMMEQKMSHLIYSPNKNTTIVLSRHQVRTFHIMMAFSTFFILFFVLASTMLLFTKFRKNRYKFSFSIQERIQITFVSLLVMILVIMGISSVYYSVYQFKQKNNLMLSQRIRSVLQEMEQKIINEPELDEGLEDYLEYLLQKFSNVFYSDINLYKLDGRLLATSRPELYDKGLTGRKMDPHAYKKLFVDNYTEYIHEETIGSLSYTSAYIPIYNYENKVLAYLNLPYFVGNNELKTEISSLIVAVVNAYLLFVLFAIGLAVVISRRITHPLILIQDRMAQIKLGQQNKKIGYKGEDEIGSLVKEYNRMVDELSESAEKLAKSERESAWREMAKQIAHEIKNPLTPMKLSVQYLLRAWDEQQDFESYLHRVSKTLIEQIDQLHVIANEFSNFAKMPQANRQKVNVADKLESALSLFEKSEKNIHFQLHIEGENLTIFADNDQLTSVFNNLLKNAVQAIPKGKKGNINISVSKKSPNVHLSFSDNGRGMDDETKNKIFMPNFTTKSSGMGLGLSIVKNIVKNSGGEIWFETTPNIGTTFYVDFPLYYGS